A genome region from Myxocyprinus asiaticus isolate MX2 ecotype Aquarium Trade chromosome 12, UBuf_Myxa_2, whole genome shotgun sequence includes the following:
- the LOC127448723 gene encoding zinc finger Ran-binding domain-containing protein 2-like isoform X1, translated as MSGKSFRVSDGDWICSDKKCGNVNFARRTSCNRCGREKTVEAKMMKAGGTEIGKTLAEKSRGLFSANDWQCKTCGNVNWARRSECNMCNTPKYAKLEERTGYGGGFNERENLVYIEREESDGEYDEFGRIKKKYRGKSKNENEKKEEPKKDDNNDDDDDDEDDDEDGDLSKYKLDDDDDDDDDDDDDEADLSKYDLDANDEKKESQSGSSHSSSRSSSSSSRSRSRSQSRSSSSSRSRSRSRSNSRSSSRSGKGSTSSKKRSRSPSSSPEKGQKRSRSRSSSGDCKKRRARSQSSERFGFLWCTKKGSWIPGVLLHYKLGS; from the exons ATGTCTGGAAAGAGTTTTCGCGTTAGCGACGGAGACTGGATTTGTTCCGATAAGAA GTGTGGAAATGTCAACTTTGCTAGGAGAACCAGTTGTAACCGATGTGGCAGGG aaaaaacagTTGAAGCAAAGATGATGAAAGCAGGGGGAACCGAGATTGGAAAGACCCTGGCTGAGAAGAGCAGAGGTCTCTTCAGTGCAAATGACTGGCAGTGCAAAAC ATGTGGCAATGTAAACTGGGCCAGAAGATCAGAGTGCAACATGTGTAACACCCCTAAATATGCCAAACTGGAGGAAAGAACAG GATATGGTGGAGGGTTTAATGAGAGGGAGAACTTGGTGTACATTGAGCGAGAGGAGTCTGATGGAGAGTATGATGAG TTTGGGCGCATTAAGAAGAAGTATCGTGGGAAAAGCAAAAATGAGAATGAAAAGAAAGAGGAACCTAAGAAGGATGATaataacgatgatgatgatgacgatgaagatgatgacgaAGATGGAGATCTTTCAAAATACAAACTTGAT GATGATGATGACGACGACgacgacgatgatgatgatgaagcagATTTGTCAAAGTACGATTTGGATGCCAATGATGAAAAGAAAGAGAGTCAGTCAGGCTCTTCGCACTCATCCTCTCGCTCGTCCAGTTCAAGCTCCCGGTCTAGGTCCAG ATCCCAGTCCAGGAGCTCATCTAGTTCCAGATCTCGCTCTCGTTCCAGGTCCAACTCCAG ATCCAGCTCCAGATCTGGCAAGGGCTCTACTTCCTCGAAGAAGAGGTCCCGTTCCCCATCATCATCGCCTGAGAAAGGCCAGAAGAGGAGTCGCTCCAGGTCGTCCTCTGGTGACTGCAAAAAAAGACGTGCTCGATCACAATCGTCTGAAAGGTTTGGGTTTCTGTGGTGTACAAAAAAGGGGTCCTGGATACCAGGCGTCCTTCTGCATTATAAACTGGGCTCTTAG
- the LOC127448723 gene encoding zinc finger Ran-binding domain-containing protein 2-like isoform X2 codes for MSGKSFRVSDGDWICSDKKCGNVNFARRTSCNRCGREKTVEAKMMKAGGTEIGKTLAEKSRGLFSANDWQCKTCGNVNWARRSECNMCNTPKYAKLEERTGYGGGFNERENLVYIEREESDGEYDEFGRIKKKYRGKSKNENEKKEEPKKDDNNDDDDDDEDDDEDGDLSKYKLDDDDDDDDDDDDDEADLSKYDLDANDEKKESQSGSSHSSSRSSSSSSRSRSRSQSRSSSSSRSRSRSRSNSRSSSRSGKGSTSSKKRSRSPSSSPEKGQKRSRSRSSSGDCKKRRARSQSSERCRGSSGSSHSGSSSKQK; via the exons ATGTCTGGAAAGAGTTTTCGCGTTAGCGACGGAGACTGGATTTGTTCCGATAAGAA GTGTGGAAATGTCAACTTTGCTAGGAGAACCAGTTGTAACCGATGTGGCAGGG aaaaaacagTTGAAGCAAAGATGATGAAAGCAGGGGGAACCGAGATTGGAAAGACCCTGGCTGAGAAGAGCAGAGGTCTCTTCAGTGCAAATGACTGGCAGTGCAAAAC ATGTGGCAATGTAAACTGGGCCAGAAGATCAGAGTGCAACATGTGTAACACCCCTAAATATGCCAAACTGGAGGAAAGAACAG GATATGGTGGAGGGTTTAATGAGAGGGAGAACTTGGTGTACATTGAGCGAGAGGAGTCTGATGGAGAGTATGATGAG TTTGGGCGCATTAAGAAGAAGTATCGTGGGAAAAGCAAAAATGAGAATGAAAAGAAAGAGGAACCTAAGAAGGATGATaataacgatgatgatgatgacgatgaagatgatgacgaAGATGGAGATCTTTCAAAATACAAACTTGAT GATGATGATGACGACGACgacgacgatgatgatgatgaagcagATTTGTCAAAGTACGATTTGGATGCCAATGATGAAAAGAAAGAGAGTCAGTCAGGCTCTTCGCACTCATCCTCTCGCTCGTCCAGTTCAAGCTCCCGGTCTAGGTCCAG ATCCCAGTCCAGGAGCTCATCTAGTTCCAGATCTCGCTCTCGTTCCAGGTCCAACTCCAG ATCCAGCTCCAGATCTGGCAAGGGCTCTACTTCCTCGAAGAAGAGGTCCCGTTCCCCATCATCATCGCCTGAGAAAGGCCAGAAGAGGAGTCGCTCCAGGTCGTCCTCTGGTGACTGCAAAAAAAGACGTGCTCGATCACAATCGTCTGAAAG GTGCAGAGGCTCATCTGGATCTTCCCACTCTGGCTCAAGCtcgaaacagaaatga
- the LOC127448723 gene encoding zinc finger Ran-binding domain-containing protein 2-like isoform X3, giving the protein MMKAGGTEIGKTLAEKSRGLFSANDWQCKTCGNVNWARRSECNMCNTPKYAKLEERTGYGGGFNERENLVYIEREESDGEYDEFGRIKKKYRGKSKNENEKKEEPKKDDNNDDDDDDEDDDEDGDLSKYKLDDDDDDDDDDDDDEADLSKYDLDANDEKKESQSGSSHSSSRSSSSSSRSRSRSQSRSSSSSRSRSRSRSNSRSSSRSGKGSTSSKKRSRSPSSSPEKGQKRSRSRSSSGDCKKRRARSQSSERFGFLWCTKKGSWIPGVLLHYKLGS; this is encoded by the exons ATGATGAAAGCAGGGGGAACCGAGATTGGAAAGACCCTGGCTGAGAAGAGCAGAGGTCTCTTCAGTGCAAATGACTGGCAGTGCAAAAC ATGTGGCAATGTAAACTGGGCCAGAAGATCAGAGTGCAACATGTGTAACACCCCTAAATATGCCAAACTGGAGGAAAGAACAG GATATGGTGGAGGGTTTAATGAGAGGGAGAACTTGGTGTACATTGAGCGAGAGGAGTCTGATGGAGAGTATGATGAG TTTGGGCGCATTAAGAAGAAGTATCGTGGGAAAAGCAAAAATGAGAATGAAAAGAAAGAGGAACCTAAGAAGGATGATaataacgatgatgatgatgacgatgaagatgatgacgaAGATGGAGATCTTTCAAAATACAAACTTGAT GATGATGATGACGACGACgacgacgatgatgatgatgaagcagATTTGTCAAAGTACGATTTGGATGCCAATGATGAAAAGAAAGAGAGTCAGTCAGGCTCTTCGCACTCATCCTCTCGCTCGTCCAGTTCAAGCTCCCGGTCTAGGTCCAG ATCCCAGTCCAGGAGCTCATCTAGTTCCAGATCTCGCTCTCGTTCCAGGTCCAACTCCAG ATCCAGCTCCAGATCTGGCAAGGGCTCTACTTCCTCGAAGAAGAGGTCCCGTTCCCCATCATCATCGCCTGAGAAAGGCCAGAAGAGGAGTCGCTCCAGGTCGTCCTCTGGTGACTGCAAAAAAAGACGTGCTCGATCACAATCGTCTGAAAGGTTTGGGTTTCTGTGGTGTACAAAAAAGGGGTCCTGGATACCAGGCGTCCTTCTGCATTATAAACTGGGCTCTTAG
- the LOC127448719 gene encoding prostaglandin E2 receptor EP3 subtype-like — MTSKCESSDVLHQNLSAGTMMLESNVSKPLQDSAGKSGSCGSVSVVFPITMMVTGMVGNSLAMLLVYNAYRRKENKRKKSFLLCIGSLALADLFGQLLTSPIVISVYRAGLKWDRVDSSGTLCAFFGVCMTTFGLCSLFLASAMAIERSLAITAPYWYSNYMKTTVTKQVLVIIWCLVLLFALLPVAGVGKYTLQWPGTWCFISTGDKDVTGNTFFATTFAVLGIFSLLVTLSCNVVTIRALVTRCKSKSSSTQSSKQWERLTTETVVQLMGIMCVLLTCWSPLLVLMLKMISTHTSSHYCKSAALPSPPMDCNFFLIAIRLASLNQILDPWVYLLLREILLRKFCQVASAVSKWSLEGQKETQCPLDGLNKNDNIQKQCLNVENSNLNGGNEEE, encoded by the exons ATGACATCTAAATGCGAGTCTTCAGATGTTCTGCATCAAAACCTTTCTGCTGGAACCATGATGCTGGAGTCTAACGTCTCCAAACCTTTACAGGACAGCGCCGGCAAGAGTGGCAGCTGCGGATCCGTGTCCGTGGTTTTTCCCATAACTATGATGGTCACCGGAATGGTCGGGAACTCCCTTGCGATGCTGCTAGTTTATAATGCGTACAGAAGAAaggaaaacaaaagaaagaaatcctTTCTACTTTGCATCGGGTCGCTGGCGTTAGCTGACCTTTTCGGCCAACTGCTCACAAGTCCAATAGTCATTTCGGTCTACAGAGCAGGTCTGAAATGGGACCGAGTTGACTCGTCGGGAACCTTGTGCGCCTTCTTTGGGGTGTGCATGACCACTTTTGGGTTGTGTTCTCTCTTTCTAGCCAGTGCCATGGCCATTGAGAGGTCCTTAGCCATCACAGCTCCTTACTGGTACTCAAATTACATGAAAACAACCGTGACCAAGCAGGTTCTGGTCATTATCTGGTGTCTGGTTTTGCTCTTTGCCTTATTGCCTGTTGCTGGGGTTGGGAAATACACTTTGCAGTGGCCAGGCACTTGGTGTTTCATAAGTACTGGGGACAAGGACGTTACGGGAAATACGTTTTTTGCCACGACTTTTGCAGTGTTGGGGATATTTTCTTTGCTTGTCACATTGTCCTGTAATGTTGTGACCATCCGTGCATTGGTTACACGTTGCAAATCTAAGTCAAGCTCGACCCAGTCATCCAAGCAATGGGAGAGATTAACCACAGAGACTGTTGTTCAGTTGATGGGCATTATGTGTGTTTTGTTGACATGTTGGTCACCTCTACTG GTCCTTATGTTGAAAATGATCTCGACTCACACATCCTCACATTACTGCAAGTCTGCTGCTTTACCCTCCCCACCGATGGACTGCAACTTCTTTCTCATAGCCATTCGTCTGGCCTCACTCAATCAGATTTTAGATCCATGGGTTTACCTGCTTCTGAGAGAGATTCTCTTGAGGAAGTTCTGCCAGGTGGCCAGTGCAGTATCCAAGTGGTCATTGGAGGGGCAGAAGGAAACTCAATGCCCTCTGGATGGCCTAAATAAGAACGACAATATTCAGAAACAGTGCCTGAACGTGGAGAACAGCAATTTAAATGGAGGAAATGAGGAAGAATGA